TTAACGGTCCCTGTGATTTATACATCATTATGGTCAAAAAAGACACATTTAACTTAAGGAATAACCCATTAATCTATGGAATTTTAAGCTACTAAATAGAGACCTAGTTTGGAGTCAACTTGATGCGTTGTGTGGCGGTTTTATTGTTATCAGTGGAGAACGAGAATAAGGCAGGTGGCGATGCCTGCCGAGCCCTTTCGGTGAACTgtcgaaataaataatacgcGAGAGACGAAGCAGTAGCTGCTTTTTTATGTTGATCTTGGGATTGATGGGACTGCGGAGCGACTTCTTACGAGGGAGTGGTGGCGGTGGTCTTGGCAGCGGCCTGCCGCTTTTTCACGCCCCAGTTGTAAACCCGCGCCATATTTACCTCAGTGGTTGTGATTTGATCCCTGAAAaagatatgtttttattgaaacaaaGTTCTTTCTCTGGGGAAAGGAGGATTCCAAACTAACCTCAGAAAGTCCTGGTCGTGCTCCACCGACTTCAGGTTGCCCACGGCCGATGTGATGTTCTGCTTGAGCAGCGCCTCAGCCTCGTCCAGCGGGTACTCGAGCATCACGCTGGCCCCCAGCCAGAGGTAGACTGTTTTCGTGGGCGGCACCAAAGTTTTGATGAACACCTGGTCGCTGAGCAGGAACTGCGTCTCGCgctcctcgtcctccttgCGCAGCACATTCACCATCTCCAGGGAGCGCTCGAGGTCGGGGATTTGGGACTTGAGCTTGCGGCGCCTCGCCTCCAGGTTGTAGGCCATGAAGCGATACTTGCCGTGCTGCTCGTCCAGTCGCTGCAGCACCTTCTCGCAGTTCTCGTTCTCCGGCTGCGCCATAAACGAGTCGATCTCCTCCTGCAATCGCCGAAGGAACGTGGATTAGCCTCCAGTCGCCAGCTGCAGGTGCTGCACGCTTGTAGGTTAGGACCACACTCACCAGGAACACTGCCTCCGGGATGCCGGCGAAGGTCTTCTGGTTTTCCGGTAATTTGGGCATTTCCACCGAGTCCATAATGCCAGTCATCCTGATGCCTTTATCCCTGCCGTctgcaaatgcaatttaatttccaGGAGGTCAGCCTGCCGCTGTAAAAGTCGATGGAGATGAGTCAAAATTGCGACGGAACTATTGGATGGGCGCCCCCGCCAGACGATGTTATCGAtagttaatatttattgtttaaattttaaatatttttaattggttattaaatttaggCTATTTAGAAAAcagcaataaaataattatttttttattataaatttaaataattaaaaacaccCATCGATACTGTCATCTCTAATATCGATACGCTGATAATCGATATCAGCCAGCCGCGTCGATTAACGCGCCCGCTTGTGAAATTGGCGAAAAAAGAATAACCAAAGGATGAGCACCTGGAATCCGGAGAACGATGTGGACCTGCTGTCCGGCtccgaggacgaggaggaggtggccaTGAAACGGGACTACCACGGCCGGGAGGCCCTGCTCTTCGTGGTGGACGCCAATCTGCAGACCGCCGGCGTGGAGCGCCTGATGGAGGCACTGAACATCATCCGGACAGCCTTTATATCCGGAATCCTGGTGAACGACAAGGACCTCATCGGACTCATCTTCGCCAACACCAAGCACAGTCCTCCGCCGCTGGAATCGAACGCCCTGGACAGCATCGTGATGCCGCAGGACTGCGCCGTCTTCCTGCCCCTGCGACAGCTAACCAAACCCATTGTGGAGCACTACCTGGAGTTCATGGGCGGCGTGGAGACGCAGTTCGCCCAAGTGTACGGCCTGGCAGAGCCCGA
This portion of the Drosophila takahashii strain IR98-3 E-12201 chromosome 3R, DtakHiC1v2, whole genome shotgun sequence genome encodes:
- the mgr gene encoding prefoldin subunit 3 translates to MTGIMDSVEMPKLPENQKTFAGIPEAVFLEEIDSFMAQPENENCEKVLQRLDEQHGKYRFMAYNLEARRRKLKSQIPDLERSLEMVNVLRKEDEERETQFLLSDQVFIKTLVPPTKTVYLWLGASVMLEYPLDEAEALLKQNITSAVGNLKSVEHDQDFLRDQITTTEVNMARVYNWGVKKRQAAAKTTATTPS